A single window of Crassostrea angulata isolate pt1a10 chromosome 8, ASM2561291v2, whole genome shotgun sequence DNA harbors:
- the LOC128160495 gene encoding uncharacterized protein LOC128160495 isoform X2, with protein MFLDKIHLALYLIFVNSVLVIYCQSTTLSSEMCLKKALTIHRSLKAKNCPLRHLEAKTERERCSVSCNGTYTIKEPDPHRKCVGFNIKYKLEETLITYIKVFPCEILNCSLEVVDFDCTFNRSHTEFTEGEKRSCIDPGTSVVIILSCLVGGSLIGISVFVLVKRLRTYKRRLQPPPVFYQPNYGDSGDLQGERTVTIGSPLETEYADIEETIRMVAKAIQVPSYKEDSSSETRSRENIYHHLSLTEDSTKTENSAIPSNDCIPDNFADDVILSNKGSPSFKSVVICADSSSSKSNGNSKVSPTGSLGSDKYYALEKEYVIFNSSNGNK; from the exons ATGTTCCTGGACAAGATCCATTTAG CATTATATCTCATCTTCGTGAACTCTGTGCTGGTAATATACTGTCAGTCGACAACCCTTTCAAG TGAAATGTGTCTGAAAAAAGCCCTGACTATACACAGATCTTTAAAAGCCAAAAACTGTCCTCTTCGACATTTAGAAGCCAAAACAG aacgaGAGCGATGTTCTGTTTCATGCAACGGAACCTATACTATAAAAGAACCGGACCCGCATAGAAAATGTGTTGgatttaatatcaaatacaaaCTTGAAGAAACATTGATAACATACATAAAAGTTTTTCCTTGTGAAATACTAAATTGTTCACTAGAAGTTGTAGATTTTGATTGTACGTTCAACAGGAGTCATACTGAATTTACAGAAGGAGAAAAAAGATCATGCATTG ATCCAGGTACCAGTGTGGTGATAATTCTAAGTTGTTTAGTTGGTGGAAGCTTAATTGGAATCAGCGTCTTTGTTCTCGTTAAGCGTTTAAGGACATATAAACGCAG ATTACAACCTCCTCCAGTTTTTTATCAGCCGAATTACGGGGATAGTGGTGACTTACAAGGGGAGAGAACTGTAACGATTGGAAGTCCATTGGAGACAGAGTATGCGGACATTGAGGAGACAATCAGG ATGGTAGCGAAGGCCATACAAGTTCCCTCCTACAAAGAAGATAGCTCATCAGAAACAAGATCTAGGGAAAATATTTATCATCATTTAAGTTTAACTGAAGATTCAACAAAAACGGAGAACAGTGCCATACCCTCAAACGATTGTATACCAGATAACTTTGCGGACGATGTGATTTTAAGTAATAAAGGAAGTCCGTCATTTAAATCCGTTGTGATTTGTGCAGATAGTTCCTCTTCAAAATCTAATGGCAATTCCAAAGTGTCACCGACAGGAAGTTTGGGAAGTGACAAATATTACGCCCTGGAAAAGGAATATGTAATTTTCAATTCTAGTAACGGCAACAAATGA
- the LOC128160495 gene encoding uncharacterized protein LOC128160495 isoform X1 has product MFLDKIHLALYLIFVNSVLVIYCQSTTLSSEMCLKKALTIHRSLKAKNCPLRHLEAKTERERCSVSCNGTYTIKEPDPHRKCVGFNIKYKLEETLITYIKVFPCEILNCSLEVVDFDCTFNRSHTEFTEGEKRSCIDPGTSVVIILSCLVGGSLIGISVFVLVKRLRTYKRSLIGRLQPPPVFYQPNYGDSGDLQGERTVTIGSPLETEYADIEETIRMVAKAIQVPSYKEDSSSETRSRENIYHHLSLTEDSTKTENSAIPSNDCIPDNFADDVILSNKGSPSFKSVVICADSSSSKSNGNSKVSPTGSLGSDKYYALEKEYVIFNSSNGNK; this is encoded by the exons ATGTTCCTGGACAAGATCCATTTAG CATTATATCTCATCTTCGTGAACTCTGTGCTGGTAATATACTGTCAGTCGACAACCCTTTCAAG TGAAATGTGTCTGAAAAAAGCCCTGACTATACACAGATCTTTAAAAGCCAAAAACTGTCCTCTTCGACATTTAGAAGCCAAAACAG aacgaGAGCGATGTTCTGTTTCATGCAACGGAACCTATACTATAAAAGAACCGGACCCGCATAGAAAATGTGTTGgatttaatatcaaatacaaaCTTGAAGAAACATTGATAACATACATAAAAGTTTTTCCTTGTGAAATACTAAATTGTTCACTAGAAGTTGTAGATTTTGATTGTACGTTCAACAGGAGTCATACTGAATTTACAGAAGGAGAAAAAAGATCATGCATTG ATCCAGGTACCAGTGTGGTGATAATTCTAAGTTGTTTAGTTGGTGGAAGCTTAATTGGAATCAGCGTCTTTGTTCTCGTTAAGCGTTTAAGGACATATAAACGCAG CTTGATTGGTAGATTACAACCTCCTCCAGTTTTTTATCAGCCGAATTACGGGGATAGTGGTGACTTACAAGGGGAGAGAACTGTAACGATTGGAAGTCCATTGGAGACAGAGTATGCGGACATTGAGGAGACAATCAGG ATGGTAGCGAAGGCCATACAAGTTCCCTCCTACAAAGAAGATAGCTCATCAGAAACAAGATCTAGGGAAAATATTTATCATCATTTAAGTTTAACTGAAGATTCAACAAAAACGGAGAACAGTGCCATACCCTCAAACGATTGTATACCAGATAACTTTGCGGACGATGTGATTTTAAGTAATAAAGGAAGTCCGTCATTTAAATCCGTTGTGATTTGTGCAGATAGTTCCTCTTCAAAATCTAATGGCAATTCCAAAGTGTCACCGACAGGAAGTTTGGGAAGTGACAAATATTACGCCCTGGAAAAGGAATATGTAATTTTCAATTCTAGTAACGGCAACAAATGA
- the LOC128160499 gene encoding uncharacterized protein LOC128160499: MGCSFFTDKDNIGFLCITNIVIGIIFGIVLMFLRKNRDKTDEYESVQRSTTINDEYAGFSPENIIQRNHLPRSTRLIGRSRQRNLRCTEPVYVNRRYDYLDPEFHERDPNYPKPIHCMEENSDLDRTQMGHYINVCTGKGQGNQNPLDDYLEPGEKSCK, encoded by the exons ATGGGATGCTCTTTTTTTACTG ACAAAGATAACATTGGTTTCCTATGCATCACAAACATTGTCATAGGAATCATTTTTGGAATTGTACTGATGTTTCTACGTAAAAACAGAGACAAAACGGACGAATATGAAAG TGTGCAAAGATCGACGACAATAAATGACGAATATGCGGGATTTTCCCCTGAAAACATAATACAACGAAATCATCTTCCACGATCAACCAGATTAATAGGAAGAAGTCGCCAG AGAAACCTACGATGTACAGAGCCAGTTTACGTGAATAGACGTTATGATTACTTAGATCCAGAATTTCACGAAAGGGATCCAAACTATCCTAAACCGATCCATTGTATGGAGGAAAATAGTGACCTAGACCGAACCCAGATGGgtcattatataaatgtatgcaCGGGCAAAGGACAAGGCAATCAGAATCCACTTGATGATTATCTAGAGCCAGGAGAAAAGTCTTGTAAATAA